From the genome of Periplaneta americana isolate PAMFEO1 chromosome 17, P.americana_PAMFEO1_priV1, whole genome shotgun sequence:
CACCTCACCTTGAACAAGTTATTCATTGAATCTATACTCTATTACTTTGTACTATATGAATATTAGGCTTGACTAATGTTGCAGACTGACAGCTGAAACAGGAATAtcaatctattatattttttcaCAGAGGTAAGTATATTGTTACTTGTATTCTATATAAGCGtaagaagccaccggcgtagctaaggaggctaaggcgcttgcatgccgatccggagtttgcgcttgggcgcgggttcgattccctcttgggctgattacctggttgggttttttcgaggttttccctaactataaggcaaatgtaaggtaatctatggcgaaccctcatctcgccaaataccatctcgctatcatcaattccatcgacgctaaataacctcgtagttgatacagcgtcgttaaataaccaagtaaaataaaagtataagcGTAAGTTACATGATCGATTCTTCGCAATCCATTTCTCCCTTGTAAGGTATGTCTGCTCATAGTGGAAAAATTTATATACGTAAttcgggaaaattttagaacacaatgcatctaccaaattatgtcttaaaatactaaaaagagcagatttgtctgcgtttgtcgaatgcgcatcattatatttacgaaaaggcacttttcagtgccaataattttgtgtgcacaaggttggcaTTATGAAGTAAGAGGGGAAGGTTGCAGtccgtgttctggagtttatcccgtAATTCTGTGCACTCGCATATAAAAATTTAACAACAGAAAGACGTATTTACATTTGAAACTTTTATGCTGTGCTATGCTATTGTTTTGCATTATTGTTGAATTGGCGGTTAATGTCTTTCTGACAACTTCAATCTTCAATTTTCCAGCTTTGTTTGTAAGGTAAAACATCCCTAGTATCAACGTGCTCGTCTCTGCTCGTTTATGCCTGTGCACTACGGAGATGgggaattattattttacatgtgttAAATCTCTGTAACTACTGGTTCTGtcttttcgacaaaaaaaaaaaattccaaaaacccCCGATTTTTgccccaaaaattaaaaaaacttagAAAAAAATGACCGAAAAGCTTTAAAATTTCGAGaaaagttcaaggaaaagtataatCTGAGAACTCGCAAATTTCTCAacttaaaaatacaaaacattaaaaaaaaaaacaaaaaaattaactctTTCCGCTCAATTTTTTTAGTGGTTTAATTTTCAAGGCAAAAATCTGGGGTTTTCAAACGTTTTTTGTCGAAAGGACAGAACCAGTACTTATAGATATTTACCCAGATTTCCAATCTGCTTTCAAACTTGGGCCACTATTTTCACATACATATTTATCACACAAAACACTGTGACGAAACAAAAACCTACATGCTCCTTCATACTGTCCTCCTTCCAACGTCAGAACTAATGTCAAAGTGACAGAAACAAAAGGAAAACAACGAATATCGAATTAATGTTACACCATCAAATATTGACTTCTACACATCTAGCTTGCGTTAGAATCTTGCATGGACTTGTTAATAAAAtcctgaactaaccaaaccttaccttcgtatatgcaagatgggTAATCACAGCACGAAGGAAActgcttgatttgatctggaatatatacgcgaaaataaattcaagtaatatCACATCACCTGACACTCCATGACAGGTCAGCGCATACGCCACAGCGAAATGGTTCCTGTCCTCTTATAAGCATGAGAAAGAAAATGACTCACCACCACTTCCAATTGGCTGATatccgtaagtaagtaaatatagtaGATGTAAACTCACTTTCCATATTAGAAATAATAACGCTGGACAACAAAATTTAACGTTTTTATGTTCTGGAAACAAAAACACTGAAATTCAATGTATTTTTTCATGCTGAATATGaatattgcaataaaattgtcagaTGTGATTTAGTTTTCTTCTAATTTGAGTAAGaaatcaatagaaaaaaattgtattttcctaAACATATTCGGCTGGGCTTACCTCAATTATTATTACAGACATCTCCTTTTAACTTATCTGCTTTACTGGACTTCGGGAGCATCTCTCACCACCGACCAGCAATAATCAGCTAACATGGATGTACTCCATTTACTTCGAATGTTGACATTGTCTGGTGAAAGCCCTCTCCATGTTCATCAGAAACTGCACCACAATTTTCAGGGAAAAAGTCCAAATGAAAGTGGAGAAAGTGTATTTTCAATGACATATTGCACCTCATTTGATGATAAGCCAGCAACATACTATTATCCACTACTTCCCTGTAGTTTGGCGTAGAACTGTTCCTAGGAAATTTTGAGGCTGCTGCGCTCAAAAATTcccaaacagtaggcctatgttctttTCTTGTCAGAAGTCTATCCGACCTGTTGATCTGAAAAGATTTCTCTAATTTGGACTCCTATAAAGAGTCCTCCCTTAATTTTAGCTGTACTTATCCTTCGAAATTTTGAGTGTAAATACCTATTACGACTGAATGCTTTTACGAAATTTTTAATTACTCCCAGTTTGATGTGTAATGGAGAGAAAAAAATTTTTCTAGATTCAGTCAATGCCTGCTGCTTTATGCTTGTTCCTGGTTCCTTTTGTAGTGCAATGTCTTAGCCCGTCTGTCTGATTCACATAGAAAATAGCAATATTTTGTAAACCCTTGTTGTAAGCCAAACAGAATCACAACCATCTTTAAGTCATCTCATATTTGTTACTTAAGTctgtcatttatataatttaaaatatctccTATATTTTTATGTATCTCTTTCATATGGactctgcagtgaattggaactGAAGGCAAAGTGCAATAATACAGCTTTAAGGATCAGCATGGAAACATTTAAAAttgcttccattgttctggtgtgTGTTAAATATTTATGGCATATCATTAATTAGAATTAAAAATGAGTCTGCTGGCAAAAGAGACGTATATATATTTAAGCACAGCACCTcaaaaattttatgaatttacttCAAAAGAAAGACGAAAACCGGTCTCCACTCAGCAATGTCTTCTAACAAAACCAACAATCTTTTACAAGCAAACACAACCCCTCAGGGTCATAAATCCGTCTTCACATCTCCTGTGTAAGGGGATTGCTGTGCTGTAACCTTGACCGAGAAACCACGCCTGCTTTTTCTGAAATCAGTAATCCCagatatatactgtacattgaaAACCAAACCACTGCGCCCATCTTTACTATCATATTCGTCATTAGCTGTAGAAAACTACTCAGAAATCGCTTATTTTGTTTCTGTAACTTTTTGGCTGTTGTCCAGTGTAATCAGAAACTTCTAAACATTGAATTCATAATAAACCAAATCCAGTACTTAGAGATAATTACCACTTCTAGTAGGTATATAAAAATAGCCGAAATATTGCATGTGAATTTGAGTCTCTTACTATTGTCTTTTTCAGTCGTGATGGAGGAGATCAAAATGGAACATGGGATCGACACTCTAGTAATAGAAAGAAGTAATGACACAGATATAGAAGAGCAGAAACCTTTATCTGAGGTAGCCTATATTGAGAGTGATTACTAATTGCTATTTACTTTTTAAATACGTCGTTTATAAcaagaaacgacttcagaataccgcatacatacatacatatgtcgttattgctttattgaattatttattttttgtccaGGGGACATatcttttttatctatttatttatttttttatctatctatttatttatttatcaatgaaAAACATgacgtgttttaattattttttaatttgcacagtttttgtacataagtacttacgcagtattctgaagtatgGCTTATAAGAATAAAGCTAATTGTGTGGTGGAAAAGCATCCTAGAATGACTCTGGGCGCGACAGCCCACACACAAAGAAGGCCGATTagctgactgctggcctcacatcagCATACCTCAGTGATGGTGCACTATCGTCCAACCAGTACAGGGGTATCTTATGGTTATCATGATATTCTCCCTTGACACTATAGCTGATCCGCagaaccagatttcgctacctgttGTAGTTGTTGAAAGCCATCAGAATACTCGGTGGACTGTGGTATCATAGAGTGGTCAAAGTTTCATGACAAAGTTTGTATCCCGATGAAGACTATTGCACCTGACAAACTCAGTTCTTAAATTGGAAGAAAATGCTATTTGTGATGGCTTGCTACTAGTTCCATCAGCAAGGAGATGTTTCTGCTTAAAACATAGCAATGATTAATTTGTTACTTGATTACAGTTTAAATAGCTTTGATTCCAACTTGCCtacctaaggtttttccgtggttttcctaaggcactaagacaaatgtcggaatgagccctaaaagaaattggCCAcagacctgcactcatatccccatgacctctttaattactgtaaattaattaataattacacctCTCCCTGCCaactcttcgtaattgagtcaccataaagccaaatggctagtctctaaattgagacgattcaactaGGCTCATGACAATCAATCACCTCCtacctaatagccaaattggctaatctcttatatgagacaactcatcctgcctaaggtattccgtggttttcctaaggcgtaagacaaatgtcggaatgagccctaaaagaaatgggccacggacctatatgcccttccccatatattccCCCTTTTCTAGTAAACGACGTAAtgcctagttcagaacctatgtATAAATTGCCTATTAAATGTGCGAGGACACTCTTTTAGTCGCAacttgaaaggacagggaacttctcaaattgcagatttagatttcacggcgcttcttctgacggccttcacctgccttgtcattgaacaacagatgacagagtcttcacaactccacttgcactgcgaaatggttaagcccctttcaatgtgcaggatAACACCTGCCATCCAAACGGCAAACAAACGAGTCTTCTCGAttcctcctgcactgcgatatgacacagttcatttcaatatgcagatttacaccagccatttcttcctcgtcccgcCCTGTGATctctttgatcacatttccgtcccctcgcgtatgtggtacctgagaggttaccatccattttcggtttttccccttcaaCATTTTGTAGAGCTCCTTcaatggagcagcgtaacccggagtgagactagtggccaacaggcttagagctcacatatttagtttcttacagccccgaaccccttgcaaggacgcgatttgggtaccttttaaatttgtcctcccatttctcctctttcaattcaattcaattgccTGGCTGTAATAATATAATGAGTGATGTCAGAGGTCGTAGATAATTGCTGCTCGAATCAATATTTAAGATAACAACTCTGCTATTTTCTACCACTAATTACTCttaaatgaaatatgtaatgCAATAACTCGTAAAACATGTTTCACATTTCCCAGCATACATTTTCTGTAATTACTTAACAGTCATTCAGAAATGAActatatttgtatgtgtaaatataGAAGGAAGTAAGCATGTACTGgaaaaaaacaatatattatagagCTATTCTCTCTGATGCTGTGTTACGAGGCTTTTCGTACAAATTATGTCACTACTGACTCTGGAGTGTGTACTTGTGCTTTCGTTGACGTCAGGATTTAGTAATAGAGTAGAGAGACATTACAAATAGTCTCTGGTTTATAGTGAACAACTGCATtatgatatattttataattattatattttctgtgttgCAGGAAGGAAATTTATTAGATCTTCAAGTGactggaataaagaaagaaaatatcgaTCACAGCTATGATATAAAAAGCGAGATGACTTTTAGTGAAACTCCTGCACCAATTAGCTTTCCCTTCCTGAAAAATGAAGTTGAGGTAAGTACAGTTTACGAAGTGAGTTGGTCGCTAGTTCCCTCACTATTATGTACTGGCTGATGTGACTGTTGGATTCAGGTGACCATGGGATAGGATTTTTGCTCTCGTGCT
Proteins encoded in this window:
- the LOC138692992 gene encoding uncharacterized protein isoform X5, which produces MKCSLIVVMEEIKMEHGIDTLVIERSNDTDIEEQKPLSEEGNLLDLQVTGIKKENIDHSYDIKSEMTFSETPAPISFPFLKNEVEDKAYQLIKLKEEVKLEVTAEEDEVLTEGLYCSN
- the LOC138692992 gene encoding uncharacterized protein isoform X6, with the translated sequence MKCSLIVVMEEIKMEHGIDTLVIERSNDTDIEEQKPLSEEGNLLDLQVTGIKKENIDHSYDIKSEMTFSETPAPISFPFLKNEVEDKAYQLIKLKEEVKLEVTAEEDEVLTEGFTM